Proteins encoded in a region of the Chryseobacterium piperi genome:
- a CDS encoding reprolysin-like metallopeptidase — MKKQLSMIGMLLISGISFAQTDRLWSQSSQKSTTEIFENKTSINNPKVYTLDINGLKNALSRAPKRLAAGEKSEIIISFPNSEGKMENFKVKENSNFDPQLAARYPDIKSYVGEGLENSTSTVYFSISPLGLSSMEIYGNKSAVFIEPYTKDLSTYVVYKKSDKKDNLSKFECTVIDVAQKGINNTNLAARPNADDAKLRTFRLALSSTGEYTTYFGGTKANALAAMNNTMTRVNGVFEKDFAARMVLISNNDAVIYTDASTDPYSPSSGMSSWNSQLQSTLTSVIGEANYDIGHLFGATGGGGNAGCIGCVCTNGSKGSGYTSPADAIPSGDNFDIDYVAHEMGHQFGGNHTFSMSNEGTGANMEPGSGSTIMGYAGITAQDVQPHSDAFFHAISIQQITNNIKAKTCPVSTSTGNAIPTANAGLDYTIPKGTPFILTGSGTDADGDSLTYIWEQMDNASSSQTGASSAASATKASGPTFRSWAPVASPVRYFPRMASILTGATTTAGSEITVEALSNVARTLNFRFTVRDNRAGGSGNNSDDAVVTVNATAGPFTVSSQNSATTFTGGSSQTVTWDVAGTTANGVNTANVDILWSTDSGNTWTTLLAGTPNDGSQAVTIPNSSTTTGRIMVKGSNHIFFDVNNANITVNAGSGGTDTVAPTAPTLSASGTTSSSTNLSWSGATDNVGVTGYDVYQGSSLIGSTASTTYTVTSLSPSTTYSFTVKAKDAAGNISVASNSVSVTTLAGGTVTYCSASATNTADERIGNVKFGTINNTSTGTAGYEDFTSVSTNVTRGNAYTISITPVWTSTVYNEAYAVYIDYNQNGNFTDSGELVWSKAGSTTTPVTGSITIPASATSGATRMRVMMQYSSIPSSSCGSYTYGQVEDYTLNIVSSGKGDVLNAGDLITDVKLYPNPVKDVLSISNATTDEFKIFDMGGKIIYSGKLERGTVNVSHLVKGVYMIQIGEATKRFIKN; from the coding sequence ATGAAAAAACAATTATCAATGATTGGGATGCTTCTCATTTCGGGCATCTCTTTCGCGCAGACTGATCGTCTTTGGTCTCAAAGCTCACAAAAATCAACCACAGAAATCTTTGAGAACAAGACTAGCATTAACAATCCGAAAGTGTATACACTTGATATTAACGGATTAAAAAATGCACTATCCAGAGCTCCCAAAAGATTAGCTGCCGGAGAAAAATCAGAAATTATTATTTCCTTTCCTAATTCTGAAGGGAAAATGGAAAACTTTAAAGTAAAAGAAAATTCAAATTTTGATCCGCAACTGGCCGCCAGATACCCGGATATCAAATCTTACGTAGGTGAAGGCCTTGAAAATTCTACTTCAACAGTGTATTTCAGTATATCTCCATTAGGGCTTTCATCAATGGAAATCTATGGAAATAAATCAGCAGTTTTTATTGAACCCTACACCAAAGACCTTTCGACCTATGTCGTTTACAAAAAATCAGATAAAAAAGACAATCTCAGCAAATTTGAATGTACTGTAATTGATGTTGCTCAAAAAGGAATTAACAACACTAATCTTGCGGCAAGACCCAATGCTGATGATGCTAAATTAAGAACATTCAGATTAGCTCTTTCCTCTACCGGAGAATACACGACGTACTTCGGAGGAACAAAAGCCAATGCCTTAGCAGCTATGAACAACACCATGACGCGTGTTAACGGTGTTTTTGAAAAAGATTTTGCCGCAAGAATGGTACTGATCTCTAATAATGACGCTGTTATCTATACCGATGCCTCTACAGACCCTTACTCTCCTTCTTCAGGTATGAGCAGCTGGAATTCACAGCTTCAAAGTACTTTAACTTCCGTAATTGGTGAAGCCAATTATGACATAGGCCATTTATTTGGCGCTACAGGAGGTGGAGGAAATGCAGGTTGTATCGGTTGTGTATGTACCAATGGATCTAAAGGAAGTGGATACACCTCTCCTGCCGATGCCATTCCTTCAGGGGATAATTTTGATATCGATTATGTAGCTCATGAAATGGGTCATCAGTTCGGAGGTAATCATACATTCTCAATGAGCAATGAAGGAACCGGTGCTAATATGGAACCGGGATCCGGATCGACTATCATGGGATACGCAGGAATTACAGCCCAGGATGTACAGCCTCACTCAGACGCTTTCTTCCATGCTATAAGTATTCAGCAGATTACCAATAACATCAAAGCTAAAACCTGCCCGGTAAGCACATCAACAGGAAATGCAATTCCAACAGCCAACGCCGGTCTTGATTATACTATTCCTAAAGGCACTCCATTTATCTTAACCGGAAGCGGGACAGATGCTGATGGCGATTCATTAACCTATATCTGGGAACAAATGGATAATGCCTCATCTTCCCAAACCGGAGCCAGCTCTGCAGCAAGTGCAACTAAAGCGTCAGGACCTACTTTCAGATCATGGGCTCCTGTAGCTTCACCTGTACGGTATTTTCCAAGAATGGCGTCAATACTTACCGGTGCTACTACAACAGCAGGTTCGGAAATCACCGTTGAAGCACTTTCTAACGTTGCCCGAACATTAAATTTCAGATTTACTGTTCGTGATAACAGAGCCGGTGGTTCAGGAAATAATTCTGATGATGCTGTCGTAACGGTTAATGCAACAGCAGGACCATTCACGGTATCCTCACAAAACTCTGCAACAACCTTTACAGGAGGTAGCTCTCAGACAGTAACATGGGATGTTGCCGGAACTACAGCCAATGGTGTGAATACTGCTAATGTTGATATCCTTTGGTCAACAGACAGCGGAAATACATGGACAACCCTATTAGCAGGAACTCCGAATGACGGTTCTCAGGCCGTAACGATTCCTAACTCTTCGACAACTACAGGAAGAATTATGGTAAAAGGCTCCAATCATATCTTCTTCGATGTCAACAATGCTAATATCACAGTGAACGCAGGATCAGGAGGTACTGATACTGTAGCTCCTACAGCTCCTACTCTTTCCGCTTCAGGAACTACTTCTTCAAGTACCAATTTATCATGGAGCGGTGCTACGGATAACGTAGGCGTTACAGGATATGATGTATATCAAGGTTCTTCACTGATTGGTTCTACAGCTTCTACTACATACACCGTAACAAGCTTAAGCCCGTCAACAACATACAGCTTTACCGTTAAAGCAAAAGATGCCGCAGGAAACATATCTGTTGCCAGCAATTCTGTCAGTGTAACTACTCTTGCAGGAGGTACTGTAACGTATTGTTCAGCATCTGCAACGAATACTGCTGACGAAAGAATCGGCAATGTAAAATTCGGAACAATCAACAATACTTCTACAGGAACTGCAGGATATGAAGACTTTACTTCCGTTTCTACCAATGTGACGAGAGGTAATGCTTATACTATTTCTATAACGCCTGTATGGACATCTACAGTCTATAACGAAGCTTATGCTGTATATATCGACTACAATCAGAATGGAAACTTTACAGACAGCGGAGAATTAGTATGGTCTAAAGCAGGCTCTACAACAACTCCGGTAACCGGAAGTATCACTATTCCTGCTTCTGCAACTTCAGGAGCAACAAGAATGAGAGTTATGATGCAGTACAGCTCTATTCCATCATCATCTTGCGGAAGTTATACGTATGGACAAGTGGAAGATTATACTCTTAATATTGTTTCTTCAGGAAAAGGAGACGTTCTTAACGCCGGTGACTTAATCACAGATGTTAAACTATATCCTAATCCGGTAAAAGATGTTTTAAGTATTTCAAATGCTACTACTGATGAGTTCAAAATTTTCGATATGGGTGGAAAGATAATTTACTCAGGAAAACTTGAAAGAGGAACTGTTAATGTAAGCCATCTTGTAAAAGGGGTATACATGATTCAAATCGGAGAAGCAACCAAGAGATTTATTAAAAACTAA
- a CDS encoding pyrophosphohydrolase domain-containing protein, whose product MDKIDSLNQVAEFHTTFKAPILETPQIPSQERCNLRVELLQEELNELKQAIEDKNMVEIADALCDLQYVLSGAVLEFGLGNKFVELFNEVQRSNMSKACDNEEQAKETVEFYKEKEVESFYEKSGEKFNVYRKADHKVLKNKYYSPADLKTIIEQ is encoded by the coding sequence ATGGATAAAATTGATAGTCTGAACCAAGTAGCAGAATTCCATACTACTTTCAAAGCCCCTATTTTAGAAACACCACAAATCCCATCTCAGGAAAGATGCAATCTTAGGGTTGAACTTTTACAGGAAGAATTAAATGAATTGAAACAAGCTATTGAAGACAAAAATATGGTCGAAATTGCAGATGCTCTTTGTGATCTTCAGTATGTTTTAAGCGGAGCGGTTCTTGAATTCGGGCTTGGCAATAAATTTGTAGAATTATTCAACGAAGTTCAACGTTCCAATATGTCAAAAGCTTGCGATAATGAAGAACAGGCCAAAGAAACCGTTGAATTCTATAAAGAAAAGGAAGTAGAATCTTTTTATGAGAAATCAGGAGAGAAATTCAATGTTTACAGAAAGGCAGATCATAAAGTATTAAAAAACAAATATTATTCTCCTGCTGATCTCAAAACGATTATCGAACAATAA
- a CDS encoding TlpA family protein disulfide reductase: MKKFITNIVAISSLVLAAQQYHAQKVVVNREVETQKDGKMLLGNQLKEQFLKEPYADWYLKEHDEYTLDQKAISELKKAKIGSYNIMVFMGTWCEDSHRNFPRLMKILEEVKFPENRLTIIAVNRKKESPSGEEGLYNIHKVPTIIVEKYGNEIGRIIEMPKTGYVERDLVEILKKNDKSVFKEIFKK, from the coding sequence ATGAAAAAATTTATTACAAATATTGTTGCCATTTCAAGTCTGGTCTTAGCTGCTCAGCAGTACCACGCTCAAAAAGTTGTGGTAAACCGTGAGGTTGAAACTCAAAAAGACGGAAAAATGCTTTTAGGCAATCAGTTAAAAGAACAGTTCTTAAAAGAACCGTATGCTGATTGGTATCTGAAAGAGCATGATGAATACACACTTGATCAGAAAGCAATCAGTGAGCTGAAAAAAGCTAAAATTGGTTCTTATAACATTATGGTTTTCATGGGAACATGGTGTGAAGACAGCCACAGAAATTTTCCAAGGCTGATGAAAATCTTAGAAGAAGTAAAGTTTCCTGAAAACAGATTGACAATTATTGCAGTAAACCGTAAAAAAGAATCTCCTTCTGGTGAAGAAGGCCTATATAATATTCATAAAGTACCTACCATTATTGTAGAAAAGTATGGTAATGAAATTGGAAGGATAATAGAAATGCCTAAAACCGGTTATGTAGAAAGAGATTTGGTAGAGATTTTGAAAAAAAATGACAAGTCGGTATTTAAAGAAATATTTAAAAAATAA
- a CDS encoding DUF4230 domain-containing protein produces the protein MKNNKLILSFAAGILVMLFLFLGVKSCFNFGNKTEKTDYYILTNQISKMNKMVVLEQNTSSMQKTKMGYEVLGNEVSSNSIITYTKTNAQVTYDLNKMKMEVDSVNKKLIITELPDAEIRITPSVEIQSLDDSFFNRISEKDIKNVTQKAKETAMKTIDENRLRNEGRQQLMENLNNIFVLAKALNYTIEDKTGQLGILKL, from the coding sequence TTGAAAAATAATAAACTAATACTATCATTTGCAGCCGGAATTCTGGTTATGCTATTTCTATTTTTGGGAGTTAAATCATGTTTTAATTTTGGAAATAAAACTGAAAAGACAGATTATTATATTCTGACGAATCAGATTTCCAAAATGAATAAAATGGTCGTTCTGGAACAGAATACGTCCAGTATGCAAAAGACAAAGATGGGCTATGAAGTATTGGGCAACGAAGTTTCAAGTAACAGCATCATTACCTATACTAAAACCAATGCCCAGGTTACTTATGATCTCAACAAAATGAAAATGGAGGTAGACTCTGTCAATAAAAAGCTGATCATTACCGAATTGCCTGATGCAGAGATCAGAATTACCCCAAGCGTAGAAATACAGTCTCTGGATGATTCTTTTTTCAATAGGATTTCTGAAAAGGACATTAAAAATGTTACTCAGAAAGCGAAAGAAACTGCGATGAAAACAATTGATGAAAATCGTCTGAGAAATGAAGGTCGTCAACAATTAATGGAAAATCTTAATAATATTTTCGTTTTGGCAAAGGCTTTGAACTATACCATAGAAGATAAAACAGGTCAACTGGGTATCTTAAAACTTTAA
- the leuB gene encoding 3-isopropylmalate dehydrogenase, with protein MSNNDFKIAVLPGDGIGPEVVQESVKILNVISEVFQYKFQFKYGLIGAEAIFQTGNPLPDDTLELCKKSDAVLFGAIGDPSFDNNPDAKVRPEQGLLKLRKELGLFANIRPLKTYPSLIEKSPLKQEIIEGTDIQIFRELVSGIYFGEKFTEENEAYAYDVCRYSREDIIPIVHMAFQEAQKRRKKVTLIDKANVLDTSRLWRKICREIAQEYPEVELDFMFVDNAAMQLILNPKQFDVIVTENMFGDIISDEASVIGGSIGLLPSASIGESNALFEPIHGSYPQAKGKGIANPVASILSVAMMLDHLKLEQAANKLRESVEHAIENKYVTIDLNSKQPYSTAEVGDFIADYIKFSEKSYYNFENIKIGKSTIV; from the coding sequence ATGAGCAATAATGATTTCAAAATAGCAGTATTGCCGGGAGATGGGATCGGTCCGGAAGTGGTTCAGGAAAGTGTGAAAATCCTGAATGTGATCAGTGAAGTATTTCAGTATAAATTCCAGTTTAAATATGGACTTATTGGAGCTGAAGCGATTTTTCAGACGGGAAATCCGTTGCCGGATGATACCCTTGAACTTTGCAAAAAGTCTGACGCTGTTCTTTTCGGAGCAATAGGTGATCCTTCATTTGATAATAATCCGGATGCGAAAGTAAGACCTGAACAAGGGCTTTTAAAACTTCGTAAAGAGTTAGGTCTCTTTGCCAATATCAGACCTTTAAAAACATATCCTTCATTAATTGAAAAAAGTCCGTTAAAACAGGAAATTATCGAAGGAACAGATATTCAGATTTTCAGAGAGTTGGTAAGCGGAATTTATTTTGGAGAGAAATTTACCGAAGAGAATGAAGCTTATGCTTATGATGTTTGTAGATACAGCAGGGAAGATATCATTCCGATTGTTCACATGGCGTTTCAGGAAGCACAAAAACGCAGAAAAAAAGTAACATTGATTGACAAGGCTAATGTTTTGGATACATCAAGATTATGGAGAAAAATATGTAGGGAAATTGCTCAGGAATATCCGGAAGTGGAACTTGACTTCATGTTTGTAGATAATGCAGCCATGCAGTTGATCCTAAATCCAAAACAGTTTGATGTGATTGTCACAGAGAATATGTTTGGTGATATTATTTCAGATGAAGCGAGTGTTATTGGAGGATCAATCGGTTTGTTGCCGTCAGCTTCAATAGGGGAATCTAATGCTTTATTTGAGCCGATTCATGGCTCGTATCCACAGGCCAAAGGAAAAGGTATTGCCAATCCTGTCGCTTCTATTTTAAGCGTAGCTATGATGCTGGATCATTTGAAATTAGAACAGGCTGCCAATAAATTGAGAGAGTCGGTAGAACATGCTATTGAAAATAAATATGTCACTATTGACCTGAATTCCAAACAACCTTATTCAACAGCAGAAGTAGGTGATTTTATTGCAGATTATATTAAATTCTCTGAAAAGTCATATTACAACTTTGAAAATATTAAGATTGGAAAGTCTACGATTGTATAA
- the leuD gene encoding 3-isopropylmalate dehydratase small subunit gives MEKLIVIKSRAIPMPVENIDTDQIIPARFLKSIDKKGFGNNVFRDWRYDVHTGAPNTGFVLNNLQYSGEILVAGNNFGCGSSREHAAWALTDYGFKVIVSSYFADIFKGNALNNGLLPVKVSENFLKEILQDITQNPEKEITVDVEQQTISFNDKTEKFELDSYKKICLLNGYDDIDFLISRKETIKEFELKTQKVYEQ, from the coding sequence ATGGAAAAATTAATCGTAATAAAATCCCGAGCTATACCAATGCCGGTGGAAAATATAGATACGGATCAGATTATTCCCGCAAGGTTTCTGAAAAGTATTGACAAAAAAGGATTTGGGAATAACGTATTCAGAGATTGGAGATATGATGTTCATACAGGTGCTCCTAATACCGGATTTGTATTAAATAACCTACAATATAGCGGAGAGATTTTAGTAGCAGGAAATAACTTCGGCTGCGGTAGCAGTAGGGAACACGCGGCATGGGCTTTAACTGATTATGGATTTAAAGTGATTGTATCAAGTTACTTTGCTGATATATTTAAAGGGAATGCTTTAAATAACGGATTGCTACCTGTAAAAGTTTCAGAGAATTTTTTAAAGGAAATATTACAGGATATTACACAAAATCCTGAAAAAGAAATTACAGTGGATGTCGAACAGCAAACAATCAGTTTCAATGATAAAACTGAAAAGTTTGAACTTGATTCTTATAAAAAAATATGTTTGCTTAACGGATATGATGACATTGATTTTTTAATCAGTAGAAAAGAAACAATCAAAGAATTTGAACTAAAAACACAAAAAGTATATGAGCAATAA
- the leuC gene encoding 3-isopropylmalate dehydratase large subunit, whose product MDNNKKTLFDKVWDAHVVETVPDGPQIIYIDKHLIHEVTSPQAFAELESRNLEIFRPKQIVATADHNVPTLNQDLPIRDESSRNQVMQLTENCVKNNIELFGLGHQYQGIVHIIAPELGVTQPGMSIVCGDSHTSTHGAFGTIAFGIGTSQVAQVFASQCLLLNKPKSMRITVNGKLNKDVQSKDVILYIISKVGTNGGTGYFCEYAGEVFENMSMEGRMTVCNMSIEMGARGGMIAPDDVTFEYVKGRVFAPQGEEWNEKLEYWKTLKTDQDAIFDAEFTFDAADIHPMITYGTNPGMGISLKDVIPDPQNESEEKALKYMGLHAGQSPADIKVNYVFIGSCTNARIEDFRSAAQYIKGKSKSEHVQALIVPGSQLVVKQIYEEGLDKIFNEAGFQIRQPGCSACLAMNDDKIPEGEYCVSTSNRNFEGRQGQGARTILASPLTAAKVAVEGRISVFENLN is encoded by the coding sequence ATGGATAATAATAAAAAGACACTTTTTGATAAAGTTTGGGACGCTCATGTTGTAGAAACTGTTCCGGACGGACCTCAAATTATATATATTGATAAACATCTGATTCATGAAGTAACCAGTCCTCAGGCATTTGCAGAGCTTGAATCCAGGAACCTAGAAATATTCAGACCCAAGCAAATTGTAGCTACAGCGGATCACAATGTTCCTACCCTGAATCAGGATCTTCCTATTCGTGACGAATCATCCAGAAATCAGGTAATGCAATTGACCGAGAATTGTGTTAAAAATAATATCGAATTATTCGGATTGGGACACCAGTATCAGGGGATTGTTCATATTATCGCTCCGGAACTGGGTGTTACCCAGCCCGGGATGAGTATTGTTTGCGGAGATAGCCATACGTCTACGCATGGTGCTTTCGGGACGATTGCTTTTGGAATCGGAACAAGCCAGGTAGCACAGGTATTTGCAAGCCAGTGTTTATTACTTAATAAACCTAAATCCATGAGGATTACGGTAAACGGAAAACTGAATAAAGATGTTCAGTCTAAAGATGTGATTCTCTATATCATTTCCAAAGTCGGAACTAATGGTGGAACCGGATATTTCTGTGAATATGCAGGAGAAGTTTTTGAAAACATGTCGATGGAAGGAAGAATGACCGTTTGCAATATGAGTATTGAAATGGGAGCAAGAGGAGGAATGATCGCACCTGATGATGTTACTTTTGAGTATGTAAAAGGAAGAGTTTTTGCACCCCAGGGAGAAGAATGGAATGAAAAACTGGAATATTGGAAAACCTTAAAAACAGATCAGGATGCGATATTCGATGCAGAGTTTACGTTTGATGCCGCTGATATACATCCTATGATTACTTACGGAACCAATCCGGGAATGGGAATTTCATTGAAAGATGTGATTCCTGATCCTCAGAATGAATCAGAGGAAAAGGCTTTAAAATATATGGGATTGCATGCCGGTCAATCTCCTGCTGACATCAAGGTAAACTATGTATTCATTGGAAGTTGTACCAATGCAAGGATTGAAGATTTCCGGTCGGCAGCACAATATATCAAAGGCAAGAGCAAATCAGAACACGTACAAGCATTGATTGTTCCGGGGTCTCAGTTGGTTGTGAAGCAGATCTATGAGGAAGGATTGGACAAGATTTTTAACGAAGCAGGATTTCAGATCAGGCAACCCGGTTGTTCAGCATGCCTTGCGATGAATGATGACAAAATCCCGGAAGGTGAATACTGTGTGTCTACATCAAACAGAAATTTTGAAGGAAGACAAGGACAGGGAGCGAGGACTATTTTGGCAAGCCCGTTAACTGCTGCTAAAGTTGCCGTAGAAGGAAGGATTTCAGTATTTGAAAATTTAAATTAA
- a CDS encoding 2-isopropylmalate synthase: MNSEKIEIFDTTLRDGEQVPGCKLNTEQKLVIAERLDELGIDVIEAGFPVSSPGDFHSVSEISKLVKNAKVCGLTRANKKDIEVAAEALKYAKRPRIHTGIGTSESHIKYKFNSTREDVIERAVQAVKYAKSFVEDVEFYAEDAGRTDNDFLAKVCEEVIKAGATVLNIPDTTGYCLPEEYGRKIKYLRENVKGIDKAVLSCHCHNDLGLATANSIAGVVNGARQIECTINGLGERAGNTALEEVVMILKQHNDLNLYTNVNSKMLNAMSCLVSELMGMPVQPNKAIVGANAFAHSSGIHQDGVIKNRETYEIINPEEVGVSESSIILTARSGRSALAYRFKHIGFDITKNELDVLYQEFLKIADSKKEICNEDLQSIMVGFNRKIG; the protein is encoded by the coding sequence ATGAATTCCGAAAAAATTGAAATTTTTGATACGACGTTAAGAGATGGTGAACAGGTCCCGGGATGTAAGCTCAACACAGAACAGAAATTAGTTATTGCCGAAAGGCTTGACGAACTAGGGATTGATGTAATAGAAGCGGGTTTTCCTGTTTCCAGTCCTGGTGATTTTCATTCTGTTTCTGAAATTTCAAAACTGGTAAAAAATGCCAAAGTATGTGGGCTGACCAGAGCCAATAAAAAAGATATAGAAGTAGCAGCGGAAGCTCTGAAATATGCCAAAAGACCAAGAATACATACCGGAATAGGAACTTCTGAATCACATATTAAATATAAATTTAACTCAACCAGAGAAGATGTTATAGAACGCGCAGTTCAGGCCGTAAAATATGCAAAGAGTTTTGTTGAAGATGTAGAGTTTTATGCAGAAGATGCTGGGAGGACGGATAATGATTTTCTGGCAAAGGTCTGTGAAGAAGTTATTAAAGCTGGGGCAACCGTTTTGAATATTCCGGATACGACCGGATATTGTCTGCCAGAAGAATATGGTAGAAAGATTAAATATCTCAGAGAGAATGTAAAAGGAATTGATAAAGCGGTTTTATCATGTCATTGTCATAATGATCTGGGGTTAGCTACTGCCAATTCGATTGCAGGAGTAGTTAACGGAGCAAGACAAATTGAATGTACGATTAACGGATTGGGTGAAAGAGCTGGGAATACAGCATTGGAAGAAGTCGTGATGATTTTAAAGCAACATAATGATTTAAACCTGTATACGAATGTTAACTCAAAAATGTTGAATGCCATGAGTTGTTTGGTTTCTGAATTAATGGGAATGCCAGTCCAACCTAATAAGGCCATTGTAGGAGCGAATGCATTTGCCCATAGCTCGGGAATTCACCAGGATGGAGTGATCAAAAACAGGGAAACCTATGAAATTATCAATCCTGAAGAAGTAGGAGTGAGTGAATCTTCAATTATTCTTACAGCAAGAAGCGGACGTTCGGCTCTTGCGTATCGTTTTAAACATATTGGTTTTGATATTACCAAGAATGAACTTGACGTTTTATATCAGGAGTTTCTGAAAATTGCAGATAGTAAAAAAGAAATTTGTAACGAAGATCTTCAGTCGATTATGGTAGGGTTTAATAGAAAAATAGGATAA
- a CDS encoding dipeptidase, with protein sequence MNEFNIDLHCDLLYYLLRPGSRLDDRQLGCSLPYLKEGNVKLQIMAIYSATQKNSVDEGIKQSKLFADLLNHKDFVLFDSHNDIHSENSSQIGILASVENASAFCEEDMDLETGFENLETIISNTQKILYIGITHHSENRFGGGNNSEAGLKDDGKILIDYIADKKIAIDLAHTSDQLAYGILNYIDQKNYKIHVLASHSNYRSVYKNNRNLPDELVKELIEREGLIGLNFIKDYIDHHVPERLYEHIEYGLSLGAENNIAYGGDFFFDKEHPDRSRYPFFFDEFGSAATYPSINRRLAEDFSPEIMEKISHKNALNFIRNVMSF encoded by the coding sequence ATGAATGAATTCAATATTGATTTGCACTGCGATTTACTATACTACTTATTAAGACCTGGTTCAAGGCTTGATGACCGTCAATTAGGATGCTCTTTGCCGTATTTGAAAGAAGGGAATGTAAAGCTCCAGATCATGGCTATTTATTCTGCTACTCAAAAGAATAGTGTTGATGAAGGGATTAAGCAAAGCAAGCTTTTTGCTGATTTACTGAATCATAAAGATTTTGTTCTTTTTGATTCTCATAATGATATTCATTCTGAAAATTCAAGTCAGATAGGAATATTGGCTTCGGTTGAGAATGCATCAGCATTTTGCGAAGAAGATATGGATCTGGAAACAGGTTTTGAAAACCTTGAAACCATCATTAGCAATACGCAGAAAATCTTATATATCGGAATCACCCATCACAGTGAAAACCGTTTTGGAGGGGGAAACAATTCCGAAGCAGGATTAAAAGATGATGGAAAGATATTAATTGATTATATAGCTGATAAGAAAATTGCGATTGATCTGGCACATACCAGTGATCAGCTGGCTTACGGTATCCTGAATTATATTGATCAGAAAAACTATAAAATTCACGTTCTGGCCAGTCATTCCAATTACAGGTCGGTATATAAAAATAACAGAAATCTACCGGATGAACTGGTTAAAGAACTCATTGAAAGGGAAGGGCTGATCGGGCTTAATTTTATTAAAGATTATATTGACCATCATGTCCCTGAAAGGCTTTATGAGCATATTGAATATGGGTTATCACTGGGAGCGGAAAACAATATCGCTTATGGAGGAGATTTCTTTTTTGATAAAGAACATCCGGACCGGTCGAGGTATCCTTTTTTCTTTGATGAGTTTGGGAGTGCAGCCACATATCCTTCGATTAATAGAAGATTAGCTGAAGATTTTTCTCCGGAAATTATGGAGAAGATCAGTCATAAAAATGCATTGAATTTTATCAGGAATGTAATGAGCTTTTAG